Within the Achromobacter spanius genome, the region GCGGAAAGCCAGTGCGCCGGAGAAGGGCATGCCCATTGCGAATTCACCGTTGGCCCTGTCGCCTGAGGCCGGTCATGCGTTATCCCCATCTGTTTGCGCCATTGACGCTGAACCGGTTGGTGCTGCGCAACCGCATCGTCAGCACCGCGCACGCCGAGGTACATGCAGAACCGGGCGGCCTGCCCGGCGACCGCTACATCGCCTACTACGAGGAAAAAGCGAAGGGCGGCCTGGGCCTCGCCATCTGCGGCGGGTCCAGCCCGGTGTCGCAAGACAGTCCGCAAGGCTGGTGGCGGTCGGTCAACCTGACGACCGACCGCGTCATCGAGCCGCTGGCAAAGCTCAGCGACGCCATGCACCGCCACGGCGCCAAGGTCATGATCCAGGCGACGCACATGGGCAGGCGCTCGGCCTGGCACGGCGAACACTGGCCGCATCTGCTGTCACCTTCCGGGGTGCGCGAGCCGGTGCATAGGGGCAACGCCAAGACCATCGAAGTGGAGGAAATCGGGCGCATCATCGGCGACTTCGCCACGGCCGCCAAGCGGGTGCAGCAGGCGGGCATGGACGGCATCGAGATATCGGCCGCGCATCAGCATCTGATCGACCAATTCTGGAGCCCCCGCACCAACTTCCGCAACGACGCCTATGGGGGCAGCCTGCGCAACCGTTTGCGCTTCGGCCTGGATGTGTTGCAAGCCGTCCGCGAAGCCGTGGGCGCCGACTTCTGTGTGGGCCTGCGCATGTGCGGGGACGAATTCCACGACGACGGACTTGATCACGAAGCCTTGCGCGAGATTGCGCAGGCCATGGCCGAGACGGGGCTGATCGACTACCTGGGCGTGATCGGGTCGGGTGCGGATACGCACAATTCGCTGGCCAACTGCATGCCGCCGATGGCGCTTCCGCCCGAACCCTTTGTTCACCTGGCGGCCGGCATCAAGTCGGTGGTGCGGATTCCGGTGATGCATGCGCAAAGCATTCGCGACGCGGTGCAGGCCGAACGCTTGCTGGCCGCGGGCCACGCTGACCTGGTGGGCATGACCCGCGCGCATATCGCGGACCCGCATCTGGTCGTGAAAATCCGCGACGACCGCGAAGACGAAATCAAGCAGTGCGTAGGCGCCAATTACTGCATTGACCGGCAGTACGACGGGCTGGACGTGCTGTGCATTCAGAACGCGGCGACCGCCCGCGAGGAAACCATGCCGCACGTGGTTGCGCGTTCTCGCGGGCCCCATCGGAAAATTGTGGTGGTGGGCGCGGGGCCAGCCGGCATGGAGGCCGCGCGCGTCTGTGCCGAGCGTGGGCACGACGTGGTGCTGTTCGAGCGGGGCGCGGCCATCGGCGGCCAGATCCTGCTGGCGGCAAAGGCGCCGCAGCGCGAGCAGATGGACGGCATCGTGCGGTGGTTTGCGCTGGAACTCAAACGCCTGGGCGTGGACTGCCGGCTGGATACGTTGGCCACCGAGGACATGGTGTTGGCACAGCGTCCCGATATCGTGGTGCTGGCCACCGGCGGCTTGAGCCATGTGCACGAGCAGCCGGACTGGGGCGTTGCACGCGGCCTGGCCGTCAGTTCCTGGGACATCCTGTCGGGCGCGGTCGAGCCCGCTCGGAACGTATTGGTCTATGACGGCGTCAGCACGCATGCCGGCGCTGGCGTGGCCGACTTCCTGGCCAGCCGGGGCGCACATGTAGAAATCGTGACGCCCGACCCGAAGGTGGCCGACGACGTGGGCGGCACCACCTTCCCGATCTTCTATCGCCGCCTCTATGCGCGGCAGGTCGTGATGACGCCCAATCATTGGCTCTTGCGGGTCAGCGCCGAGGGCGACAAAAAAGTCGCGCTGCTGCGCAATGAATACACCGAAGAGCGCGAAGAGCGACTGGTCGACCAGGTTGTTATTGAAAACGGCATCACACCCAACGACGCACTCTACGGCATGCTCAAGCGCAAGTCCGCCAACGTGGGGCAGACCGACGTGCATGCGCTCTATGCGGCCGACCCGCAGCCCGCGCTTGGCCAGCCTTTGGGCGACGGCCGCTTCCTGCTCTTTCGCGTGGGTGACTGCGTGTCGATGCACAACATCCACGCCGCCATCTATGACGCATTGCGGCTGTGCAAGGATTTCTGACCATGCAACCGTTCGCCATCGCCATCACTGTGCTGTTCTGGCTGTCGCTGCTGGGTCTGGGCGTGGGCGGCTTGCGTCGGGCCGCGCTATGGCGCGTGGGCCGTCCCGCACCGGTGCGCTGGCGCGACCTGCTGTCTGTGCCCAAGCGGTACTTCGTCGATCTGCACCGCGTGGTGGCGCGCGACCCCTACATTGCCCGCACCCACGTGGCGACGGCTGGCGCGGCCGTTGCGGCGATGGCTCTGGTAGCGGTGAACTACGGCTTGGCGCTGTACGTTCCGGCTTTGGACCATGCCATCGCCGTGGCCGCACTGATCATGCTGGGTGGCCTGCTGTTCGTCTGGCATCGGCGCCGCAAACCGCCCGCGCGCTTGTCGCGCGGAGTGTGGAACCGCCTGCCCTGGATGCTGGGTGCCTTGGCGCTGGGCCTGCTCTTGCTGGGAGGGGTGTCGACGCCGTTGCTATCAGGCGCGGCGGGCGTTGCCACCGTGGCGCTGCTGGCGCTGGGCGCTTGGGAACTGACGGTAGGCGTGGCCCGTGGGGGGCCGATGAAGCACGCGCTGGCAGGCCTGCTGCATCTGGCGTTTCATCCCCGGCCAGAACGATTCGGCCACGCGCCGCCCGGCCAGAAGGCCGCTTTGCGCCCGCTGTCGCTGCTTGCCGACCCGGCGTCCGCGCCCTTGGGCGTGGGCAAGCCGGCAGCCTTCGCCTGGAACCAACTGCTGAGCTTTGACGCCTGCGTGCAGTGCGGCAAATGCGAAGCCGCCTGCCCCGCCTATGCTGCGGGCCAGCCCTTGAACCCCAAGAAGCTGATCCAGGACATGGTGGTGGGCATGGCGGGCGGATCGGACGCCGCTTACGCCGGCAGCCCGATGCCGGGCATGCCCGTGGGCGACCGCAAGGGCGGCGCCCATAGCGCCATCGTGCCGGGGCTGCTGGCCGCCCAGTCGCTGTGGGCCTGCACTACCTGCCGCGCCTGTGTGCACGAATGTCCCATGCTGATTGAACACGTCGACGCGGTCATCGACATGCGCCGCCAGCAGACGCTTGAGCATGGCGCGGTGCCGGGCACGGCGCCCTCGGTGCTGGCCAACTTGCGCGAAACCGGCTCGGCAGGGGGCCATGACCTGGGCGCGCGCTATCACTGGGCCGTGGACCTGAACGTGGCAGAGGCCCAGCCCGGCAAACCCGTGGACGTGTTGCTGATTGCCGGAGAAGGCGCGTTCGGATTGCGCTACCAGCGCAGCCTGCGAGCGCTGGTCAAGGCGATGCACGCGGGCGGGGTGGACTTTGCCGTGTTGGGCGCTTGCGAGACCGACACCGGCGACGTCGCCCGGCGCCTGGGCGATGAAGCCACCTTCCAACTGCTGGCCACCCGCCTCATGCGCACCTTGTCGCACCTGACGTTCGAACGCATCGTCACGGCCGACCCGCACATCTTGCACAGCCTGCGCAATGAATACCCCGCATTAGGCGGCCATTACCAAGTGCTGCACCACACCAGCCTGCTTGCGCAGTTGGCGGGCACGGGCCGCTTGCGGCTGAGGCCAGCCGACCACCCCGAGCCCCTGACCTACCACGACCCCTGTTATCTGGGCCGCTACAACGGTGAAACCGAGGCGCCGCGCGAGCTACTGCGTCACCTGGGCCTGACGGTCAACGAAATGGCGCGGCATGGGCTGAATGGGCGCTGCTGCGGCGGTGGCGGCGGGGCCGCGTTGACGGATATTCCGGGCGAACGGCGCATTCCCGACATCCGCATCCAGGATGCGCGCGACGTCGGCGCACACCGGGTGGTGGTCGCCTGCCCAAACTGCACGGCCATGCTGGAAGGCGTGGTCGGACCTCGGCCAGACGTGCGCGATATCGCGGAACTGGTTGCCGACGCCTTGGAGGCATGATGAGTTGCATACGCAGAGTCGACCCGCGCAGGCCCCATGCCGTAACAGAAGCGGGAATCCGGCGCGTCGTGCTGGGCGAAGGCAGCCCGCACTCTGGCCCGGTCTTGCGGCCTGATACGGCGAAAAAGCCTTTGCGTGCCGCCGAGGCACGGCGCTGCATGCTCGCCGTGGCGCACAGCGACCGTGGCCAACTGGACCCGCACGCGCGCCAGGCCGTGGCTGCCGCTGCCCTGCTGGCCGAGCGAGACACCATCGTGCATTTGCTGGTCTTCGGCGAATTCGACGGCGATGCCGGGGCACTGGGCGCGGACCGCCTCACCGTCATCACCGCGCCGCCCGCCTATGCGCCTGATGCCGAACTGGCCATGTTGTTGGCGCTGATGGAGCGTGACCGTCCGCTGCATGTCTTCCTGCCCGACAACGGCTTGCCCGACGGTGACCTGGGCCGGCGCCTGGCGGCCGCCACGGGCGATACCGCGGCGGCCCATGTGGTGGAACTGAGCGCCGACAGCGTGGCCAGCCCGTATCTGCGGGCGGGTCTGCGCCGGGCGCGCCGGGCCTTGCCGCGCATCGTGCTGCTGGCGCCAGACGCCGTCGATGACCGCTTGCCCTTCATCGGGCATGGCGAGGGCGCGCGGGTCATGCCGCTACCGATGAGCTCGGCCTACCGCGATCACGGCACCCGCACGCTACCCGCCATGGAAGTGGGCCTGGAAGAGGCGGACCTGATCGTGTCCGCGGGCAACGGCGTGCGCGACTTGTCCGGCTTTCAGGCCTTGGCCGACGCGTTGGGCGCTGCAGTGGGTGCCAGCCGCGTCGCCGTTGACGACGGGCGCTTTTCTCGGGGCCAGCAGATCGGCGCCACGGGCAAGACGGTCAGCGCCAGTGCATACCTGGCATTCGGCATCTCGGGCGCGGTGCAGCATCTGCAAGGCATCAAAGATTGCCGCCACGTCATCGCCGTCAACCTGGACGCCAGCGCGCCGCTGGTCAGGCGCGCCGATCTGAGCATCATCGACGACACCAAACGGGTGGCCGAGGCGCTGCTCGCCGAAGTCAGGCAGGCACGTGCCGCCCGTAGCAACCCCGAGGCCAGCCATGACTAAGCCGCGCATCGTGGTGCTGGTATCGGTGGGCGAACATCCCGTCAGCGGGGTAGCGCGTTCCAGCCGCAACGATGCGCTTGCGCTGGCATTGGCGCGAATGCTGGCGGGCGATGAGGTGGATGTGGTCCATGCGGGCGACCCCGCCGCCCAGGCGCTGCGCGACTACCTGGCGCTGGGCGCGGCCGTGATCGAGGCTATTGACGTTGCCCACGGCCGCGACGTGTTGCAAGCACTGGCCGAGCATGTGCGCGGCTACGACCTGGTGCTATGCGGCACGCGGGCGGAAAGTGGTGCGGGCAGCGGCCTGCTGCCTTATCTGCTGGCGCAGGCCTTGCACAGGCCGCTGTTGCCCGCTGTGCTGTCGGCAGAGATACACGCGGGCAGCGTCGTCACCCAACAATGGCTGCCCAAAGGCAGGCGGCGTGAAGTCGCCGCCACGCTGCCGGCGGTGCTGGCGGTGCACCCCCTGGCCTCGCTGGACGTGCGTCACGTCTATGCGCGGCAGCGCGCCGGCCGGATCGTGGCGCGCGAGTCAACGGCGGTGGCCGCTCCGCTTGCCCCGCTGCGGATCGAAGCGGCTCATGGGCGCCCACGCAAATTGGCGGCGCGCGAATCTCGGTCGGGCCATGCTCGGCTGTTGGCCGCCATCACGATGGAAAGCCGAGGCGGAGCCGTCATCACCGAGGGCAGCGCCATTGAGAAAGCGCAGGCGGTCATCGCCTACCTGCGCACCCACAGCCTGATCGATTACTGAGGTGGATCAATGACCATCATTCAGCCTATTCCCATTGCTCGCCCGTCCGTGGACGACTCGGTCCGCGCCCTGATCGCCCGGCGCCGCCAGGGCTACAGCCTCGAGGCCGATTTCTACCTGAGCCCAGCCATATTCGATGTGGACATGGAAGAGATATTCGGGCGCCACTGGATATTCGTGGCCGTCGAACCTGACATTCCTGAACCCGGCGACTATCTGGCGGTGGAGGTGGGGCGGCAGTCCGTCGTGCTGGTTCGCGACGACGACGGGCAGGTGCGCGCTTTCCACAACGTATGTCGCCATCGCGGCGCGCGCCTTTGCGTGCAGCCGCAGGGGGCGGTCGGCAACCTGGTGTGTTCCTACCATCAATGGACCTACACGCTGAACGGCAAGCTGGCCTATGCCGAGCACATGGGCGAAGGGTTCGACAAGAGCCTCTACAGCCTGAAGCCCGTGCGGGTCGAGAGCCTGAGCGGCCTGATCTTCATCTGCCTGAACCCGGATGCCCCCGACGACTTCGCGGTGATGCGCGACCAGGTGGAACCCTATCTGCGGCCGCACCAGATACGCGACTGCAAGGTTGCCTCGCAGATCGACATCATTGAAGACTGCAACTGGAAGCTCACCATGGAGAACAACCGCGAGTGCTATCACTGCGCGGTAAATCATCCCGAGCTGACCGTGTCGCTGTTCGAGTTCGGGTTTGGCTATCAGCCATCGCCCGCGAACGCCGAGCAAATGCAGCACTTCGACCGGATATCGGCAGAGCGTTGCCAGGAATGGGAGGCCGCTGGCCTGCCCTCGGCCGAGCTTGAAGCGCTGGATGGCTGTGTCACGGGCTACCGCGTGCGGCGGCTGCCGCTGGATCTTGCCGGTGAATCGCAGACGCTGGACGGCAACGCGGCGTCGAAGAAGTTGCTGGGCGGGTTGTCGCGGCGCGACCTGGGCGGCTTGTCGCTATGGACGCAGCCCAACGCCTGGTTCCACTTGATGAGCGACCACATCGTTGCTTTTTCGGCGCTGCCGCTCGGGCCCGAAAAGACGCTGGTGCGCACCCGTTGGCTGGTGCACAAGGACGCGGTTGAAAACGTGGACTACAACGTCGACAACCTGACTGCCGTGTGGCGTGCCACCAATGCGCAAGACCGGGCGCTGGTCGAACTTTCGCAGCAGGGGGTACGCAGCCCGGCGTATCAGCCCGGGCCTTATTCGCCTTACACCGAGAGCCTGGTCGACAAGTTCTGCAACTGGTATGTCGGCCGCCTGGCGGCACGCTACCTGGACTAAGAGGCCGCCATGCCGCACGCGCTTTTACGCATCCATCAACCGGGTTTCTGGCAGCGGCTGCCGTCGCCGTGGGACAGCAACGTCGAGGAAACCCTGCTGTGCTGCCAGGTGCGGCAAGAGACGGCCGACGTAAAAAGCTTCTTCTTCCGCTCGCGCGCCGGACATGCATTCCAGTTTTCGCCGGGCCAATTCCTGACGCTGGAGTTGGATATCGACGGCGTACCGTTGAACCGCTGCTACACGATTTCATCTCCGCCGACTCGGCCGCACACCTTGTCCATCACGGTCAAGCGCGTGCCGGGAGGCAAGGTGTCGAACTGGCTGCATGACCGCCTGGAAGTGGGGGATGCGGTGCGGGTGCTGGGGCCGGCAGGCGAGTTTTCGTCGGCCCGGCATCCCGCCCAGCGGTATCTTTTCCTGTCGGCCGGCTCCGGCATCACGCCCCTGATGTCCATGGTGCGCACCCACCGCGACCTATGCGACGACCGCGATACGGTGTTCGTGCATAGCGCCCGTACGCCGGACGATATTATTTTCAGCCGCGAGCTGGCCTTGCTGTCGGCCAGCCAGCGTCAATTTCGCGCGCACTTCGTCTGCGAATCACTGGGCCAGCACGCAGGATGGCACGGGTTGACCGGGCGCCTGAGCCTGCCGCTGCTGGAACTGATGGCGCCTGATTTCCTGCAGCGCGAAATCTTCGTTTGCGGACCCGCGCCCTACATGCTGGCGGTGCGCAACATGCTGGTGTCGACGGGCTTCGACATGGCGCGCCATCACGAAGAGAGCTTCTCGTTTGAAACGCTGTCCAAGCCCGCCGAGGCCGTCGCTGCAACCGACGCGGCGTTGGCAAGCGCGGCCGAACCCGCCTTCAGCATCCACTTCCAGAAAAGCCAGCGCACCATACAATGCGCCGCCGGTCAGCCCTTGCTGGACGCCGCCCGTGACGCGGGCCTGCGGCTGGCGGCGTCTTGTACCCAGGGCCTGTGCGGCACCTGCAAGGTGCGCTTGCTGGATGGGCGAGTGGATATGCGGCACCAGGGCGGAATCCGCCAACGCGAGATCGATCAAGGCATGGTGTTGCTGTGCTGCAGCCGTCCGTTAAGCAATTTGCTCATCGATAAATGATGGGGATCAAGATTCAATGACTACGCACCGAGCTTTCGCGCGCCTTTCCGCTGAGTCCTGGCCTAGGCTTCAGCCCGGGTTTCAGCCCGGGTTTCCGCCCGTGTCTCAATCAAATCCCGAGCCCGCGTGGCACACGGCCGGCGTGCCGCAACTGCATTTCGGATTCTTGCTGTTGCCGAAGTTCTCAATGATCGCGTTTTCCGGCGCGGTGGAAGTGCTGCGCATGGCCAACTACGTCAGTCGGCGCGAGCTGTATCGCTGGTCTGTCATGACCTTGGACGGGGCCGCGGTCGAGGCCAGCAATCACTTGCTGATCGGGCCGCTGGCGCCATCCGGAAGAGAAGACGGCTGGGACGCGGTATTCGTCTGCGGCGGTATACAGGTGCAGGACCACGTCACGGGGTCCGTCGTCAGGCTGCTTCAGGGCCTGGCCCGCCAAGGCGTGGCGTTGGGGGGAATCTGTACGGGCAGCTATGCACTGGTCAAGGCCGGCCTGATGGCGGGCTACCGCTGCGCCATGCACTGGGAAAACCTGTACGCCGTGCGCGAGGAATTTCCTTCCGTTGAGCTGACGGAGGAACTGTTTGCCATCGACCGCGACCGCCTGACAAGTTCGGGTGGCACTGCGCCTATCGACCTGATGCTGGGCATTACCGCGGAGCGCTTCGGAATGGCGCTGGCCGACGGCGTATCAGAGCAGTTCGGCCTGGATCGGATCCGGGCGTCCACGGAACCGCAGCACATTCCCATGGTCGCCAGGGTGGGGTTCAACCGAGAAGAACTGGTCAATGTGGCGCAACTGATGGAAGCGCATATCGAAGACCCGCTGACGTTCAAGCAGATTGCCGGCCAAATCGGCTTGTCGCAGCGGCAGTTGCAACGCATGTTCAAGTACTACCTGGGGATGTCGCCCATGCGCTACTACCTGTGGTTGCGGCTGCTGCGCGCCCGCGAACTATTGCTGCAGACGCGCATGACCATCATGGGCGTCACCGTAGCCTGCGGCTTTCAATCGCCTTGCCATTTCAGCAAGGCATATCGCGCCCGCTTTGGTCGTTCGCCCAGCAGCGAGCGGCGCTTCGTACGAGGCTAGGGCGCGGCGGGGTAGGGACATCAGGCGGGCAGCATGGCGTGCGGGTCAATTACGAATTTCTTCGGCGCGCCCGCGTCGAAAGCCGCATAGCCATCGGGCGCGGCGTCCAGCGTGATGACCTGAACCCCCACCACCTGCGCGATATTGATGCGGTCCCAAAGAATGGCTTGCATCAAGGCGCGGTTGTACTTCAGCACCGGTGTCTGGCCGGTGTGAAAACTATGCGCCTTGGCCCAGCCCAGTCCGAAGCGTACCGACAGGCTGCCGCGACGGGCGGCGGGGTCCTCGGCGCCCGGGTCGTCCGTGACGTACAAGCCGGGGATGCCGATGCGGCCGGCAACGCGCGTCACGTCCATCAACGCATTCAACACGGCAGCCGGTGCTTCCGACTGCGAGCCGGTGGCGCCGTGTCCGCGCGCTTCGAAGCCCACCGCGTCGATGGCGCAATCCACTTCCGGTGTGCCCAGCAGCGCCGCAATCTGTTCGCCCAGCGTGGCGTCCAGGGACAGGTCGGCCGTTTCGAAGCCGACCTTGCGAGCATGTTCAAGCCGCAAGGTGTTCATGTCGCCCACGATGACCACAGCGGCGCCCAGCAGGCGGGCGGAGGCGGCCGCCGCCATGCCCACCGGACCTGCGCCGGCCACATAAACGGTACTGCCGGGGCCGACCCCCGCGCTGACCGCGCCGTGGAATCCGGTGGGCAGGATGTCCGACAAACAGGTCAGGTCGCGGATCTTCGCCATGGCCTGGTCGCGATCCGGGAAGCGCAACAGGTTGAAGTCGGCATACGGCACCATGACGTATTCGGCTTGGCCGCCTATCCAGTCACCCATGTCCACGTAGCCGTACGCGCCGCCCGCGCGCGCCGGGTTCACGGTCAGGCAGACGCCGGTGTCCTGTTCCTTGCAGGTACGGCATCGGCCGCAGGCCACGTTGAACGGCACCGAGACCAGGTCGCCAGCCTTCAGCGTTTCAACGTCGCGGCCCACCTCGATCACTTCACCCGTGATCTCGTGCCCCAACACCAGGCCCTTCTGCGCCGTGGTGCGTCCGCGCACCATATGCTGGTCGGAACCGCAGATATTGGTGGACACCACTTTCAGGATCACGCCGTGTTCGATCTTGCGGCCACGAGGGTCCACCAGTTTCGGAAAGCTGATCGACTGCACTTCGACCCGCCCGTCGCCCACATACACCACGCCTCTGTTCGCTGCCATGTCTGCGTCTCCTTGCCGGCTGGGCCGGATGGAGGCGGGCCCGTGCCCGCCAATGGCCGATTTTGGCAAGCCGCAACGCGGGCAACGCAGCCCGGCGCGACACGAACAAGTGGGTACGCGACAGGCGGGTACGTGACAGGCGCCCGGGCCACCCGGTCATTGGCGGGATCCGGCAAGTTCCCGTCCGGCGGGGGAAGGAGCGACGTGCGCCTTCGGAGAAGAATGGGACCCTGCCTAGGAGCCACGATGAGCCGCTATTCCCTGTTCAGCCTGATCCGCAATGGGTTGTCGAACCATGACCGCTGGCCGCGCGCCTGGCGCAGCCCGGAGCCCCGACGCGTTTACGACGTCGTGGTCGTGGGCGGCGGGGGCCACGGTTTGGCTACCGCGTACTACCTGGCCAAAGAGCACGGGCTGAAGAACATCGCCGTGCTGGAAAAGGGCTGGGTGGGCGGGGGCAACACCGCTCGCAACACCACCATCGTGCGCTCCAACTACCTGTGGGATGAATCGTCCCAGTTGTACGAAAAGTCGATGCAGCTATGGGAAGGGCTGTCGCAGGCCTTGAACTACAACGTCATGTTCAGCCAGCGCGGCGTAATGAACCTGGCGCATAACCTGCAAGACGTGCGCGACACCCAACGCCGCATCACCGCCAACCGCTACAACGGCATCGATGGCGAATGGCTGACGCCGGCACAGGTCAAGGAGATCGTGCCGGCCATCAACCTGGACTGCCGCTACCCCGTGCTGGGCGCCTCGTTTCAACGCCGCGCCGGCGTGGCGCGCCATGACGCGGTGGCGTGGGGCTATGCGCGCGCGGCGGATCGGTTGGGCGTGGACATCATCGAAAATTGCCCGGTCACCGGAATTCGACGCGAAAACGGCGAGGTGTGTGGCGTGGAAACGGGCCGTGGGTACATCCAGGCCGCCAAGGTCGCCGTGGTGGCAGCGGGCCATTCCAGCGTGATCGCGGACATGGCCGGCATCCGGCTGCCATTGGAAAGCCACCCGTTGCAAGCCTTGGTGTCCGAACCGCTCAAGCCCGTGATGGACACGGTAGTGATGTCCAACGCCGTGCACGCCTACATCAGCCAGTCGGACAAGGGCGATCTGGTCATCGGCGCGGGCATCGATCAGTACGTCGGCTATGGGCAGCGCGGCAGCTTCCACCTGATAGAAAGCACGCTACAGGCCATTGTCGAGATGTTTCCCGTGTTCAGCCGGGTGCGCATGAACCGCCAATGGGGCGGCATCGTGGACGTGTCGCCCGACGCCTGCCCCATCATTTCAACAACGCCGGTCAAGGGGCTGTACTTCAACTGTGGTTGGGGCACGGGCGGCTTCAAGGCCACGCCGGGGTCCGGATGGGTTTTTGCCTATACCGTCGCCAACAATGCGCCGCACCGGCTCAATGCGCCTTTTTCACTGGCTCGCTTCCAGACCGGCCATTTGATCGACGAGCACGGCGCCGCCGCCGTCGCGCACTGATTGCGGAGCTTGATCATGCTGATGCTGACTTGTCCCTACTGCGGCCCGCGCGCCGAAACCGAGTTCACCTGTGGCGGTGAGGCCGATATCGTCCGCCCCACGGATTGCGACACGCTCACCGACGCCCAATGGGCGGACTACGCCTTCATGCGCAAGAACGTGCGAGGCCGGGCGCGCGAGCAGTGGCAGCATGCGCATGGGTGCCGACGCTGGTTTCTGGCCGAACGCGACACCATCAGCCACGAATTCCATGCGTTTCACACGTTCGAGCACGCGGCCGGAGATCGCAAATGACGCAGCCTAATCGGATTGCACGCGGCGTAAGTATCAATCCCGCGTCTTCCATCGAGTTCACCTTCAATGGCCGCACGTACTTCGGCTGCCAGGGCGATACCCTGGCCTCGGCGTTGCTGGCCAACGGCGAGCACTTTGTGGCGCGTAGTTGGAAGTACCACCGGCCGCGCGGCATCATGACGGCGGGGGTCGAAGAGCCGAACGCGCTGGTGCAGTTGGAAGAGGGCGGACACACCGTGCCCAACCCCTGCGCCACCACGATCGAACTCTACGAAGGCCTGTGCGCTACCAGCGTCAATGCCGCGCCTGACCTGGAGCGCGACCGCATGGCGGTGTTCCAGCGGCTGGGGCGCTTCATTCCCGCGGGCTTCTACTACAAGACCTTCATGTGGCCCAAGCGCTGGTGGCCCCACTACGAACGCCTGATCCGCAAAGCGGGCGGCCTGGGCCGTGCGCCCCGGCAACCCGACCCGGACCACTACGACAAGCGCTACGCGCATTGCGACGTATTGGTCGTGGGCGCGGGGCCGGCCGGCCTGGCCGCGACGATGGCAGCGGCAATGACCGGCGCCCGCGTGATGCTGGTCGATAACCAGGCAGAACTTGGGGGCAGCCTGCTGTCCAGTCCGGCATTGATCAATGGCGTGGCCAACATGGACTGGATCCGCCAGACACAGGCCGCACTGCAAGCCATGCAAGAAGTCCGCATCCTGACGCGCAGCA harbors:
- a CDS encoding hybrid-cluster NAD(P)-dependent oxidoreductase, giving the protein MPHALLRIHQPGFWQRLPSPWDSNVEETLLCCQVRQETADVKSFFFRSRAGHAFQFSPGQFLTLELDIDGVPLNRCYTISSPPTRPHTLSITVKRVPGGKVSNWLHDRLEVGDAVRVLGPAGEFSSARHPAQRYLFLSAGSGITPLMSMVRTHRDLCDDRDTVFVHSARTPDDIIFSRELALLSASQRQFRAHFVCESLGQHAGWHGLTGRLSLPLLELMAPDFLQREIFVCGPAPYMLAVRNMLVSTGFDMARHHEESFSFETLSKPAEAVAATDAALASAAEPAFSIHFQKSQRTIQCAAGQPLLDAARDAGLRLAASCTQGLCGTCKVRLLDGRVDMRHQGGIRQREIDQGMVLLCCSRPLSNLLIDK
- a CDS encoding GlxA family transcriptional regulator; its protein translation is MSQSNPEPAWHTAGVPQLHFGFLLLPKFSMIAFSGAVEVLRMANYVSRRELYRWSVMTLDGAAVEASNHLLIGPLAPSGREDGWDAVFVCGGIQVQDHVTGSVVRLLQGLARQGVALGGICTGSYALVKAGLMAGYRCAMHWENLYAVREEFPSVELTEELFAIDRDRLTSSGGTAPIDLMLGITAERFGMALADGVSEQFGLDRIRASTEPQHIPMVARVGFNREELVNVAQLMEAHIEDPLTFKQIAGQIGLSQRQLQRMFKYYLGMSPMRYYLWLRLLRARELLLQTRMTIMGVTVACGFQSPCHFSKAYRARFGRSPSSERRFVRG
- the fdhA gene encoding formaldehyde dehydrogenase, glutathione-independent; the encoded protein is MAANRGVVYVGDGRVEVQSISFPKLVDPRGRKIEHGVILKVVSTNICGSDQHMVRGRTTAQKGLVLGHEITGEVIEVGRDVETLKAGDLVSVPFNVACGRCRTCKEQDTGVCLTVNPARAGGAYGYVDMGDWIGGQAEYVMVPYADFNLLRFPDRDQAMAKIRDLTCLSDILPTGFHGAVSAGVGPGSTVYVAGAGPVGMAAAASARLLGAAVVIVGDMNTLRLEHARKVGFETADLSLDATLGEQIAALLGTPEVDCAIDAVGFEARGHGATGSQSEAPAAVLNALMDVTRVAGRIGIPGLYVTDDPGAEDPAARRGSLSVRFGLGWAKAHSFHTGQTPVLKYNRALMQAILWDRINIAQVVGVQVITLDAAPDGYAAFDAGAPKKFVIDPHAMLPA
- a CDS encoding sarcosine oxidase subunit beta family protein encodes the protein MSRYSLFSLIRNGLSNHDRWPRAWRSPEPRRVYDVVVVGGGGHGLATAYYLAKEHGLKNIAVLEKGWVGGGNTARNTTIVRSNYLWDESSQLYEKSMQLWEGLSQALNYNVMFSQRGVMNLAHNLQDVRDTQRRITANRYNGIDGEWLTPAQVKEIVPAINLDCRYPVLGASFQRRAGVARHDAVAWGYARAADRLGVDIIENCPVTGIRRENGEVCGVETGRGYIQAAKVAVVAAGHSSVIADMAGIRLPLESHPLQALVSEPLKPVMDTVVMSNAVHAYISQSDKGDLVIGAGIDQYVGYGQRGSFHLIESTLQAIVEMFPVFSRVRMNRQWGGIVDVSPDACPIISTTPVKGLYFNCGWGTGGFKATPGSGWVFAYTVANNAPHRLNAPFSLARFQTGHLIDEHGAAAVAH
- a CDS encoding sarcosine oxidase subunit delta, which encodes MLMLTCPYCGPRAETEFTCGGEADIVRPTDCDTLTDAQWADYAFMRKNVRGRAREQWQHAHGCRRWFLAERDTISHEFHAFHTFEHAAGDRK